The following proteins are co-located in the Roseovarius arcticus genome:
- a CDS encoding ABC transporter permease, translated as MRGTANPKLMLMILSAVFAFLYIPISVLFALSFNEGGLPTVWTGFSVKWYGELFRNGDIMGAALNTLIVAIVSTILATILGTLLAVGVEIRRRKGRFLETIIFAPMIIPDIVLAIALLSFFSLLNFTMGLHTVIVSHVVFNLAFVCSVVRARLKTFDWAIVEASADLGAPMIVTLWRVVLPVMLPAVIAGALLAFTLSLDEFIIAFFTAGAGRDSITLPMQIFAMIRFGVTPEINALAAIVMTVSVIILALSQRLNRGGLPGQ; from the coding sequence ATGCGCGGCACCGCCAACCCGAAACTGATGCTGATGATCCTCTCGGCGGTTTTTGCGTTCCTCTATATCCCGATTTCCGTTCTCTTCGCGCTGTCGTTCAATGAGGGCGGGTTGCCCACCGTATGGACAGGATTTTCGGTCAAATGGTACGGCGAGTTGTTCCGCAATGGCGACATCATGGGCGCCGCCCTAAACACGCTGATCGTTGCCATAGTGTCCACCATTCTCGCGACAATCCTCGGCACGCTGCTTGCCGTTGGTGTCGAAATCCGCCGCCGCAAGGGACGGTTCCTTGAGACGATAATCTTTGCCCCCATGATTATCCCCGACATTGTACTGGCGATCGCGTTGCTCAGCTTTTTCTCGTTGCTTAACTTCACGATGGGCCTGCACACTGTGATCGTCAGCCATGTCGTCTTTAATCTCGCCTTTGTCTGCTCGGTCGTGCGCGCACGGCTGAAAACGTTCGACTGGGCTATCGTCGAGGCGTCCGCTGATCTGGGGGCGCCGATGATCGTCACACTCTGGCGCGTGGTGCTACCCGTCATGCTGCCCGCCGTGATCGCCGGTGCGCTGCTGGCATTCACCCTGTCGCTGGACGAATTCATCATCGCGTTCTTTACCGCAGGCGCGGGCCGAGATTCCATCACACTACCGATGCAAATCTTTGCCATGATCCGTTTCGGCGTCACCCCTGAAATCAACGCGCTCGCCGCTATTGTCATGACCGTCTCGGTTATCATCCTGGCCCTGTCGCAACGTCTGAACCGTGGGGGGCTACCGGGCCAATGA
- a CDS encoding ABC transporter permease, giving the protein MTDRKPLYLMTPALVWLTAFMVVPCLLVLALAFFRRGIYGGIEYTFTMENIALVFDPLYAGIFLKSAWIAGLSATIAVVIGYAAAYAIAAAPSRRQATLLFFAVLPFWSNYLVRTYAWIVMLNREGLIAGVAVWLGYDGDLPKMLYTETAVVIGLVYNYLPFVILACYAPLSRLNPEIAEASRDLGGGGWTTFRRVILPMTVPGIATGFVFVFVLSIGNFVTPALLGGGQFQMIGNLVYAQFLTANDWPFGAALSMFLIAIMMGLLTLQTFATERASGARRED; this is encoded by the coding sequence ATGACCGACCGCAAACCGCTATACCTGATGACGCCGGCGCTGGTGTGGCTCACTGCTTTCATGGTGGTGCCGTGCTTGCTTGTCCTTGCGCTGGCGTTTTTTCGGCGCGGTATTTATGGCGGCATCGAATATACCTTTACGATGGAAAATATCGCGCTGGTGTTCGACCCTCTCTATGCGGGGATTTTCCTGAAATCGGCGTGGATCGCGGGGCTGTCAGCGACCATTGCCGTTGTGATCGGCTACGCTGCCGCCTACGCCATCGCCGCCGCGCCATCCCGCCGTCAGGCAACGCTGCTCTTTTTCGCAGTGCTGCCGTTTTGGTCGAATTATCTCGTGCGCACCTACGCATGGATCGTGATGTTGAATCGCGAAGGGCTGATCGCCGGCGTCGCTGTTTGGCTGGGCTATGACGGGGACTTGCCCAAGATGCTCTATACCGAAACCGCCGTGGTGATCGGGCTGGTCTATAACTACCTGCCTTTCGTCATTCTGGCCTGCTACGCGCCGCTGTCGCGCCTCAACCCCGAGATCGCAGAGGCGTCGCGCGATCTGGGTGGCGGTGGCTGGACCACGTTCCGCCGGGTGATCCTGCCTATGACAGTGCCGGGGATCGCGACGGGCTTTGTCTTTGTCTTTGTCCTCAGCATCGGCAATTTCGTGACACCGGCACTTCTAGGAGGAGGGCAATTCCAGATGATCGGCAACCTCGTCTATGCGCAGTTTCTTACCGCGAATGACTGGCCCTTTGGCGCCGCGCTGTCGATGTTCCTGATTGCGATCATGATGGGCCTGCTAACCCTTCAGACCTTCGCGACCGAGCGTGCCTCTGGCGCGCGGCGGGAGGACTAG
- a CDS encoding lytic murein transglycosylase: protein MRLITFMSTALLVVVGFAAPVAAAQCGNNSGGFNAWKSAFAQEAENAGVGQRGLNALAQAQYASGTIAADRNQKSFKYTLSKFMQVRGADTIVAQGRKRKARDAAFYQSLEARFGVPAGVIIAIHGMETGFGGFMGDSAVVSAISTLAYDCRRSDFFKPHAIGALKLVDTGAITGATKGAKHGELGHTQFLPGNALRYGIDANGDGRVDFYNQADALASTANFLRQKGWQPGKGYGEGQANYAVIKQWNAAGVYQKAIAIMAARIDG from the coding sequence ATGCGTTTGATCACATTCATGTCCACAGCATTGCTCGTGGTGGTGGGTTTTGCCGCGCCGGTAGCGGCAGCCCAATGCGGCAACAATTCTGGCGGTTTCAACGCGTGGAAATCGGCCTTCGCGCAAGAGGCCGAAAATGCGGGTGTCGGGCAGCGCGGATTGAACGCTCTTGCACAAGCGCAATATGCGTCCGGCACCATCGCGGCAGATCGCAATCAAAAGTCGTTCAAATACACGCTGAGCAAGTTTATGCAGGTTCGCGGGGCTGATACGATTGTGGCCCAAGGCCGCAAGCGCAAGGCGCGTGACGCCGCCTTTTATCAGTCCCTAGAAGCCCGCTTTGGCGTCCCTGCAGGTGTCATTATTGCGATCCACGGAATGGAAACCGGATTTGGCGGCTTTATGGGCGATAGCGCTGTCGTGTCGGCGATTAGCACACTCGCCTATGATTGCCGCCGGTCAGACTTTTTCAAACCGCACGCTATCGGCGCGCTGAAACTGGTCGATACCGGCGCCATTACCGGAGCTACCAAGGGGGCAAAACACGGCGAGCTGGGCCATACTCAGTTTCTACCCGGCAACGCGCTACGCTACGGCATTGATGCCAATGGCGACGGGCGTGTTGATTTCTACAATCAGGCCGACGCGCTGGCGTCCACGGCGAATTTTCTGCGCCAGAAGGGCTGGCAACCGGGAAAGGGGTACGGTGAAGGTCAGGCCAACTATGCCGTGATCAAGCAGTGGAATGCCGCTGGCGTTTATCAAAAGGCGATTGCCATCATGGCCGCGCGGATCGACGGCTAG
- a CDS encoding ABC transporter ATP-binding protein produces the protein MTDALLSIKGASKHFGAVRAIDGIDLDIHENEFFALLGASGSGKTTLLRMLAGFEIPDAGQIILDGKDVSNVPPNHRPVNLMFQSYALFPHMSVAQNIAYGLEMEKLPKVQIKSRVDEILEVIQLSHLAKRKPDQLSGGQRQRVALARALVKRPRVLLLDEPLGALDKKLRGEMQLELKRIQHEFGITFIIVTHDQEEALVMADRVAILKDGKLLQSGTPREIYEHPGSRFAADFIGVMNFFPVRENAGQLFAEDGSVIAAGTPLSDGQQGVAAVRPERLSLIPKAENSTTGRVVATAYHGLDLQVHLKTPAAPEPILMRLTAGDAEARPVAEGDEIIVYWAARDTRAFPL, from the coding sequence ATGACCGACGCATTGCTATCGATCAAGGGCGCCTCGAAGCATTTTGGTGCGGTCCGCGCCATCGACGGGATCGACCTCGACATCCATGAGAACGAGTTCTTCGCCCTCTTGGGTGCGTCCGGTAGTGGCAAAACAACGTTGCTGCGGATGCTGGCCGGCTTTGAGATACCCGATGCGGGGCAAATCATTCTCGACGGCAAGGATGTGTCCAACGTTCCGCCCAATCACCGCCCCGTCAACCTGATGTTTCAGTCCTACGCGCTGTTCCCGCATATGAGCGTAGCGCAGAACATCGCCTACGGGCTGGAGATGGAGAAGCTGCCAAAGGTCCAGATCAAATCCCGCGTTGATGAGATCCTCGAAGTGATCCAGCTAAGCCATCTGGCCAAGCGCAAGCCCGACCAACTATCGGGCGGCCAGCGCCAGCGTGTGGCGTTGGCGCGTGCGCTGGTCAAACGGCCCCGTGTGCTGCTATTGGACGAGCCGCTGGGCGCGCTGGACAAGAAGCTGCGCGGCGAAATGCAATTGGAGCTCAAGCGCATTCAGCATGAGTTCGGCATCACCTTCATCATCGTGACGCACGACCAGGAGGAAGCGCTGGTGATGGCCGACCGCGTCGCGATCCTGAAGGATGGCAAGTTACTGCAATCAGGCACACCGCGCGAGATTTACGAGCATCCCGGCAGCCGCTTTGCCGCGGACTTTATTGGCGTGATGAACTTCTTTCCTGTACGCGAGAATGCCGGCCAGCTTTTCGCCGAGGATGGCAGCGTCATTGCCGCCGGAACGCCGCTGAGCGATGGCCAGCAAGGCGTGGCGGCCGTGCGCCCCGAACGTCTGAGCCTGATTCCTAAGGCCGAGAACAGCACCACCGGCAGGGTAGTCGCGACCGCCTATCACGGGCTTGATCTGCAAGTGCACCTGAAAACCCCTGCCGCGCCCGAGCCAATCCTGATGCGCCTGACGGCTGGTGATGCCGAGGCCCGCCCAGTGGCCGAGGGCGACGAAATCATCGTTTACTGGGCTGCGCGCGACACCCGTGCATTCCCCCTCTGA
- a CDS encoding amino acid ABC transporter ATP-binding protein — MTVSQPLIRMENVGKHFGNFKALNDINLAVAKGERIVVCGPSGSGKSTMIRCINRLEKHDEGRIFIGDIELADKLKDLNAVRREVGMVFQSFNLFPHMTILKNLMLAQKLVRKTPKVEAREVAMHYLERVKIPEQADKYPIQLSGGQQQRVAIARALCMKPEVMLFDEPTSALDPEMISEVLEVMTSLASDGMTMVCVTHEMGFARSVADRVIFMDGGEIVEEGPPDTFFSAPKHARTQLFLSQILSH; from the coding sequence ATGACCGTATCGCAACCCCTCATCCGCATGGAGAATGTCGGCAAGCATTTCGGCAACTTCAAGGCGTTAAACGACATCAACCTTGCCGTTGCCAAGGGCGAACGGATTGTGGTTTGTGGCCCCTCCGGGTCGGGAAAATCGACCATGATACGCTGTATTAACCGGCTGGAAAAACACGACGAGGGCCGGATATTTATCGGCGATATCGAGTTAGCGGACAAACTAAAAGACCTCAACGCGGTACGCCGCGAGGTTGGCATGGTCTTTCAGAGCTTCAACCTGTTCCCGCATATGACGATCCTCAAGAACCTGATGTTGGCACAGAAACTGGTGCGCAAGACCCCCAAGGTCGAGGCACGAGAGGTGGCGATGCACTACCTTGAGCGCGTCAAAATCCCAGAACAGGCCGATAAATACCCGATCCAGCTGTCTGGCGGGCAGCAACAGCGCGTCGCCATTGCCCGCGCCTTGTGCATGAAGCCTGAGGTGATGCTGTTTGACGAGCCGACATCGGCGCTAGACCCCGAAATGATCAGCGAGGTGCTGGAGGTGATGACCAGCCTTGCCAGCGATGGAATGACGATGGTCTGCGTGACGCATGAGATGGGCTTTGCCAGGTCGGTCGCCGACCGCGTAATCTTTATGGACGGCGGCGAGATCGTGGAAGAGGGCCCGCCAGACACATTTTTCAGCGCGCCCAAGCATGCCCGCACACAGCTTTTCCTTAGCCAAATCCTCAGCCATTAG
- a CDS encoding polyamine ABC transporter substrate-binding protein, translating into MFSKLKVIGAAALGTALALSATVAGAEKLVVSNWDGYMAPGAIDAFNEATGNEAELVLHGTNEEIMGKLIASKGKGYDVVFVSSPFAEVLHNLGLAEELDHDKIPNITNLYEQATQLSHDEGNTFSLPYAWGTTGLCYRSDLVEGTPDSWSDLLKPTEALSGKTTMLATDRWLLGAAMLANGYSVNTTDADELATVRDQLIETKGTLLAYDDTTFYAKLVSGEAELVQAWDGWCNYGIAENADIKYIVPSEGSDLWVDTMVILKNSEHKEAAYAFVDFILEPANHGWAAENILYKVPNKSAMEALSEDFVAQYPNMGITPDQLLKYEQLRDVGEAQRAYSRIVSEIKAN; encoded by the coding sequence ATGTTTAGTAAACTCAAGGTTATTGGTGCCGCAGCGCTTGGCACAGCGCTGGCCCTTTCGGCCACCGTCGCGGGGGCCGAAAAACTGGTGGTGTCCAATTGGGACGGCTACATGGCACCCGGGGCTATCGACGCTTTCAATGAGGCCACCGGCAACGAGGCCGAACTGGTGCTGCACGGCACCAATGAGGAGATCATGGGCAAGCTGATCGCGTCCAAGGGCAAGGGCTATGACGTGGTATTCGTGTCGTCCCCCTTCGCCGAGGTGCTGCACAATCTGGGGCTGGCCGAGGAATTGGACCACGACAAGATCCCCAATATTACAAACCTTTACGAGCAGGCGACACAGCTGTCGCACGATGAAGGCAACACATTTTCGCTGCCCTATGCGTGGGGTACGACGGGCCTCTGCTATCGCTCGGATTTAGTCGAAGGCACGCCGGATAGCTGGAGCGACCTGCTGAAACCAACGGAGGCGCTGAGCGGCAAGACCACCATGCTGGCCACCGACCGCTGGCTGCTAGGCGCCGCGATGCTGGCAAACGGCTATTCGGTCAACACCACCGACGCGGATGAATTGGCCACCGTCCGCGACCAACTGATCGAAACCAAAGGCACCCTGCTGGCCTATGATGATACTACCTTTTACGCCAAGCTGGTGTCGGGCGAGGCCGAGCTGGTGCAGGCATGGGACGGATGGTGCAACTACGGCATCGCGGAAAATGCTGACATCAAATATATCGTCCCCAGCGAGGGATCAGACCTCTGGGTCGATACCATGGTGATCCTCAAAAATTCCGAGCACAAGGAGGCCGCCTACGCCTTCGTCGACTTTATCCTCGAACCCGCGAACCACGGCTGGGCCGCCGAGAATATCCTCTACAAGGTGCCGAACAAGTCGGCGATGGAGGCATTATCCGAGGATTTCGTCGCGCAGTACCCGAACATGGGCATCACCCCCGACCAGCTGCTGAAGTATGAGCAGCTGCGCGATGTGGGCGAGGCCCAGCGCGCGTATTCGCGCATCGTGTCCGAGATCAAAGCCAACTGA
- a CDS encoding helix-turn-helix domain-containing protein: protein MPDENELDVHIEDSEAIGYCTPGWPKNMAEVIALVNLPDGTALDLSFLTPLGSAETQACYASIKKLFPILNSVLQRQFSLNPSSLDAINSGMNQETRFHDFGADILTEREREIVQLVLIGHSSRSIALTLGVSLPTVKSHRRNAYSKLNISSQAELFSLFLLHLK from the coding sequence ATGCCGGACGAAAACGAACTCGACGTGCATATTGAGGATTCTGAGGCGATCGGATACTGCACGCCGGGCTGGCCCAAGAACATGGCCGAGGTAATCGCCCTCGTGAATCTACCCGACGGCACAGCGCTCGACCTGAGTTTTCTCACCCCATTAGGGAGCGCCGAAACACAGGCGTGTTATGCGTCGATCAAGAAGCTGTTTCCAATTTTGAACTCTGTACTGCAACGACAATTTTCACTGAATCCCAGTAGCTTGGATGCCATCAACAGCGGTATGAACCAAGAAACCCGGTTTCATGATTTTGGTGCAGACATCCTTACCGAGAGGGAGCGAGAGATCGTACAGCTTGTTCTCATTGGTCACAGCAGCAGATCGATCGCTTTGACTCTGGGCGTTTCGCTGCCAACGGTGAAAAGCCATAGGCGCAATGCTTACAGCAAGCTAAACATATCCTCTCAGGCTGAGCTATTCAGCCTTTTCTTGCTGCATTTGAAGTAG
- a CDS encoding amidase, with protein sequence MKSSESHPFTGPDLCAFEAHEVVALLRKGEIEPRDLIMASRARTEAVDPIVNAMPTTCWDRAEAAISALPNGERGAPGWLAGLPIGIKDLMPVAGVRTTFGTRGLADFVPDASDPLVERLEARGALVVGKTNTPEMGAGANTFNDVFGATVNPWNTSMNAGGSSGGAAAGLATGEVWLSHGSDHGGSLRTPAAYCGVVGMRPSPGRAGGASPKAGFMIESAQGPMARSVTDCALFLDTMAGFEARFPISYPAPDVPFQEAVQRANGKLRIGFALDLGGLCPVDAEMADHLSAAMQQLERSGATVEEACPDVAGLDRTYHILRGISWVTGARTVDPAVRQHFKPTLEENTRFGESLTIQDVAEAQVGRMTIFNAMQAFFGRFDVLALPVVGCMPHPQSEEWVSEIGGQTLTGYMDWLRFAFLATTAGLPAISVPVGLGPRNMPIGLQLVGKPRGEARLLAAARFVEMAMGGPLGPIDPVQS encoded by the coding sequence ATGAAATCGTCTGAATCACATCCTTTTACCGGACCGGACCTGTGCGCGTTCGAGGCTCACGAAGTTGTTGCACTCCTGCGCAAGGGCGAGATTGAGCCGCGCGACCTGATCATGGCATCGCGCGCCCGCACAGAGGCTGTTGATCCAATCGTCAATGCTATGCCCACGACCTGCTGGGACCGCGCGGAGGCTGCAATTTCTGCGCTGCCCAACGGTGAGCGCGGCGCGCCCGGCTGGTTGGCCGGGCTGCCAATTGGCATAAAGGACCTGATGCCGGTCGCTGGCGTACGCACGACCTTCGGCACGCGGGGCCTGGCGGACTTCGTCCCCGATGCCAGCGATCCGCTGGTAGAGCGGCTGGAGGCGCGCGGCGCACTGGTGGTGGGCAAAACCAACACACCCGAAATGGGCGCAGGGGCAAATACGTTCAACGATGTATTTGGTGCGACGGTGAACCCGTGGAACACGTCGATGAACGCAGGCGGCTCTTCTGGCGGAGCAGCGGCAGGTCTGGCGACGGGCGAGGTATGGCTCAGCCACGGGTCCGACCACGGCGGCTCGCTGCGCACGCCAGCGGCATATTGCGGCGTCGTCGGAATGCGTCCCAGCCCCGGACGCGCAGGGGGGGCATCGCCCAAAGCCGGATTCATGATCGAAAGCGCGCAGGGTCCGATGGCGCGCTCGGTCACCGATTGCGCGCTCTTTCTCGATACAATGGCTGGGTTCGAGGCGAGATTTCCCATCTCATATCCCGCCCCAGACGTGCCGTTTCAGGAGGCTGTGCAACGGGCCAACGGCAAGCTGCGTATCGGTTTCGCGCTTGATCTGGGCGGCCTCTGCCCGGTGGATGCCGAGATGGCAGATCATCTGAGCGCCGCGATGCAGCAGCTAGAGCGGAGCGGTGCCACCGTCGAAGAGGCCTGCCCCGATGTTGCCGGACTGGACCGGACCTATCACATCCTACGCGGAATCAGCTGGGTCACCGGCGCGCGCACAGTAGACCCGGCGGTGCGCCAGCACTTCAAACCGACGCTGGAGGAAAACACCCGTTTCGGCGAGAGCCTGACAATTCAGGACGTGGCTGAAGCACAGGTCGGCCGCATGACCATCTTTAACGCAATGCAGGCCTTCTTTGGGCGGTTCGATGTGCTGGCCCTGCCCGTGGTCGGCTGCATGCCGCATCCTCAATCCGAGGAATGGGTGAGCGAGATCGGCGGCCAGACCCTTACCGGCTACATGGATTGGCTGCGCTTCGCCTTCCTTGCGACGACGGCGGGCCTTCCCGCGATATCGGTGCCAGTGGGGCTTGGCCCCCGCAACATGCCCATCGGTTTGCAACTAGTGGGCAAGCCGCGCGGCGAGGCCCGGTTGTTGGCTGCTGCACGGTTTGTCGAGATGGCGATGGGCGGACCGCTGGGGCCGATCGACCCTGTGCAGAGTTAA